Proteins encoded by one window of Bacteroidota bacterium:
- a CDS encoding glutamine synthetase III, which produces MNSNRTSAMDQVLNRKVIEVKLPSNRISEYYGSNVFSDEIMRKHLSEEAYYSVKTSIHMGQKIDRKIADQVAASMKAWAMSKGATHYTHWFQPLTGATAEKHDSFFTPSGPAVGMETFSGGALVQQEPDASSFPSGGIRSTFEARGYTAWDPSSPAFIMELGSGKTLCIPTIFVSYTGEALDYKAPLLKSLHLLDQAAVPVCQYFDKNVERVSATLGWEQEYFVVDEALFINRPDLSICGRTLVGHYPAKGQQLEDHYFGTIPERVFNFMIDFEMESHKLGIPLRTRHNEVAPGQFECAPMFEEASIAVDHNCLLMDVMEKVAKHHKLRVLFHEKPFAGVNGSGKHNNWSMGTDTGKNLLSPGKTPRTNLQFLTFFINTIKAVHDQADLLRASIASANNDHRLGANEAPPAIISAFIGTALRSVLDEIENRVDQNTFDDSDKTELRLDIHNKIPDLMLDNTDRNRTSPFAFTGNKFEFRAVGSSANCSKAMTTLNTIVAAQLIAFREEIDGLIKGGENKDSAILRVLRRYISESKNILFEGDNYSDEWAKEATENRGLNNVKTTPEAIDFYGTENAKNIFVKNKILTERELHARQEIEFEEYAKKIQIEARIYGELVYNYVLPAAVDYQNNLLDNVMKLKAVGLNEDHYKEQIDLATTITLHLNHLRSALERMVEQRKRANRIDDAREKAYAYCNDVKTLFDEIREHADMLERYLPDNKWPLAKYRELLFVK; this is translated from the coding sequence ATGAACTCCAACAGAACTTCTGCAATGGATCAGGTGCTCAACCGAAAGGTAATTGAGGTTAAACTTCCTTCCAACCGTATTTCCGAATATTATGGCTCCAATGTTTTCAGCGATGAAATTATGCGCAAACATTTGAGTGAGGAAGCTTATTACAGTGTAAAAACTTCTATCCACATGGGTCAGAAGATCGATCGCAAAATTGCAGATCAGGTGGCGGCAAGTATGAAAGCATGGGCTATGAGCAAAGGTGCAACACATTATACCCATTGGTTTCAGCCATTAACGGGAGCGACGGCAGAAAAACATGATAGTTTTTTCACTCCTTCAGGTCCCGCAGTTGGAATGGAAACTTTTAGCGGTGGAGCATTAGTTCAACAAGAACCGGATGCGTCCAGCTTTCCAAGCGGAGGAATAAGAAGTACCTTCGAAGCGAGAGGATATACTGCGTGGGATCCCTCCTCTCCTGCTTTTATTATGGAATTGGGTAGTGGTAAAACTTTATGTATTCCAACCATTTTTGTTTCCTATACCGGTGAGGCATTGGATTATAAAGCGCCGCTATTAAAATCCTTACATTTATTAGATCAGGCAGCGGTTCCTGTTTGTCAATATTTCGATAAAAACGTGGAAAGAGTTTCTGCAACTCTTGGTTGGGAGCAGGAATATTTTGTGGTGGATGAAGCATTATTTATTAATCGCCCCGACCTCAGCATTTGCGGAAGAACATTGGTTGGACATTATCCCGCAAAAGGTCAGCAATTGGAAGATCATTATTTCGGAACAATTCCCGAACGCGTTTTCAATTTCATGATAGATTTTGAAATGGAAAGTCATAAACTTGGAATTCCTTTAAGAACCCGTCATAATGAAGTGGCACCCGGACAATTTGAATGTGCTCCGATGTTTGAGGAAGCGAGTATTGCAGTTGACCATAATTGTTTGTTGATGGATGTGATGGAAAAAGTTGCAAAACATCACAAATTGCGTGTTTTATTTCACGAAAAACCATTTGCGGGAGTTAACGGTTCAGGTAAACATAATAACTGGAGCATGGGAACAGATACCGGAAAAAACTTATTGAGTCCCGGAAAAACTCCAAGAACCAATTTACAATTTCTCACTTTCTTTATTAATACCATAAAAGCTGTTCACGATCAGGCCGATCTTTTAAGAGCAAGTATTGCAAGTGCAAATAACGATCATCGTTTGGGAGCAAATGAAGCACCTCCTGCAATTATTTCTGCATTTATAGGTACTGCACTTCGTTCTGTATTAGACGAAATTGAAAACAGAGTGGATCAAAATACATTCGACGATTCTGATAAAACTGAATTACGTTTGGATATTCACAATAAAATTCCGGATCTGATGTTGGATAATACCGACAGGAATAGAACCAGTCCTTTTGCATTTACCGGAAATAAATTTGAATTCCGTGCTGTTGGTTCCAGTGCAAACTGCAGTAAGGCTATGACCACACTAAATACCATTGTCGCAGCTCAGCTCATTGCGTTCCGCGAAGAAATTGACGGGTTAATAAAAGGGGGTGAAAATAAGGACAGCGCAATTTTACGTGTTTTGAGAAGATATATTTCCGAAAGTAAAAATATTTTATTTGAAGGAGATAATTACAGCGATGAATGGGCAAAAGAAGCAACAGAAAATCGCGGATTAAACAATGTAAAAACCACTCCTGAGGCTATCGATTTCTACGGCACTGAAAATGCGAAAAATATCTTTGTTAAAAATAAAATTTTAACGGAACGAGAATTGCATGCTCGTCAAGAAATTGAATTTGAAGAATATGCAAAAAAGATACAAATAGAAGCGCGTATCTATGGTGAACTTGTATATAATTACGTATTACCTGCAGCAGTAGATTATCAAAATAATTTATTGGATAATGTAATGAAATTAAAAGCGGTGGGATTAAATGAAGATCACTACAAAGAACAAATAGATCTTGCAACAACTATCACCTTACATTTAAATCATTTGCGTTCAGCATTAGAGCGTATGGTAGAACAAAGAAAACGTGCAAACCGCATAGACGATGCCCGCGAAAAAGCATATGCCTATTGCAACGATGTAAAAACCCTCTTCGATGAGATCCGCGAACACGCAGATATGTTGGAACGTTATTTACCGGATAACAAATGGCCGCTGGCGAAGTATAGGGAGTTGTTGTTTGTGAAATAG
- a CDS encoding thiol oxidoreductase: MHFNFKNYNLKYGNMIIFLMVMFSCLLFINGCSIDPEITTNEWYDANEYYAGGNTTLFEATSGAFSTPAPNLSLPNLEKHFEGDLTFEATFVTAPATNNAGLGPIYNNVSCLSCHILDGRGNKPSVFRISIPGTNPFNGPNPVPGMGDQLQDKAIIGELAEGLVQIFYTEEYYNLPDGTPYSLRKPNYTIENTYIPLPAETMLSVRAAPPVFGLGLLEAIPENDILNYADEFDNDEDGISGKVNYVYDFASGNTTIGRFGWKANQPHLNQQTSGAFNGDMGITSPLFTSESCEGQSQHDGLPDDPEIDIHFIDVTSFYTKTLAVPAPRNLEDEKVMLGKQLFFEIGCENCHKQKWQTGMISEIPEISNQTIFPYTDMLLHDMGEALADGRPDYLATGSEWKTRPLWGIGLTQLANGHTFFLHDARARNMFEAIMWHGGEAEASKNQFSNLSSSERDALITFLEAL, encoded by the coding sequence ATGCACTTTAATTTTAAAAATTATAATTTAAAATATGGAAACATGATCATTTTTTTAATGGTCATGTTTTCCTGTTTATTATTTATTAATGGTTGTTCCATCGATCCCGAAATAACTACAAATGAATGGTACGATGCAAATGAATATTATGCGGGAGGAAATACTACTTTATTTGAAGCAACTTCCGGAGCATTTTCTACTCCTGCTCCAAATTTAAGTTTGCCCAATCTGGAAAAACATTTTGAAGGCGATCTTACTTTTGAAGCAACTTTTGTAACTGCCCCCGCAACAAATAATGCAGGTTTGGGTCCTATATATAATAATGTGAGTTGTTTGAGCTGCCATATTTTAGATGGAAGAGGTAATAAACCCTCTGTTTTCCGTATAAGCATACCGGGAACAAATCCATTTAATGGACCGAATCCGGTTCCTGGAATGGGTGATCAATTACAGGATAAAGCAATAATCGGAGAGTTAGCTGAAGGGTTAGTGCAAATTTTTTATACAGAAGAATATTATAATTTACCCGATGGAACACCCTACAGTTTAAGAAAACCAAACTATACTATAGAAAATACCTACATACCTCTACCGGCCGAAACAATGTTGTCGGTTCGCGCTGCACCACCTGTTTTTGGTTTGGGATTATTAGAAGCAATTCCCGAAAATGATATCCTAAATTATGCTGATGAATTCGATAATGATGAGGATGGTATCTCAGGCAAGGTAAATTATGTATATGATTTTGCAAGTGGAAACACAACGATCGGGCGTTTTGGCTGGAAAGCAAATCAGCCTCATTTAAATCAACAAACCTCCGGAGCATTTAATGGTGATATGGGAATTACAAGTCCATTATTCACTTCCGAATCTTGTGAAGGTCAATCACAACATGACGGACTCCCGGATGATCCTGAAATTGATATACATTTTATTGATGTAACATCTTTTTACACAAAAACCCTCGCTGTTCCAGCCCCAAGAAATCTCGAGGATGAAAAAGTAATGCTGGGAAAACAACTGTTTTTCGAGATCGGCTGCGAAAATTGTCACAAACAAAAATGGCAGACCGGAATGATCAGTGAAATACCTGAAATTTCAAATCAAACGATATTTCCCTACACCGATATGCTTTTACACGACATGGGGGAAGCACTTGCAGATGGACGTCCCGACTATCTGGCCACAGGCTCCGAATGGAAAACGCGTCCATTATGGGGCATAGGACTCACACAACTGGCGAACGGACATACCTTCTTTTTACACGATGCCCGGGCAAGAAACATGTTCGAAGCCATTATGTGGCATGGCGGAGAAGCCGAAGCATCCAAAAATCAATTCTCCAATTTATCTTCTTCAGAAAGGGATGCCTTGATAACTTTTTTAGAGGCTTTATAA
- a CDS encoding imelysin yields MNKTIIKTCLALSFSIFLLNGCKEDEPTDITTYDFQPILSHIAENIITETYIDLHTKTSDLISAVELLQSTPTEANLEAARQAWRDSRKPWEQSEGFLYGPVATNGIDPSLDSWPVNVVDLDAVLSSPATLTKEYVDGLEGTLKGFHTLEYLLWGTDGNKSVASFTAREFEYLIATALCLESDAFELRNSWEETGENFQINISNAGEASSIYISQKSALQEIVNGMIAIADEVGNGKINDPFTQLDITLEESRFSANSKEDFMDNIRSIQNVYLGNYVMSGEGISVYIASVDAGLDEHIKAEIQSAIDLIDAIPGTFTTAIFENPEAVSDAQEAVRHLQEELESEVKPIIDAL; encoded by the coding sequence ATGAACAAAACAATAATTAAAACATGTTTAGCATTAAGCTTTTCCATATTCCTTCTCAATGGATGTAAAGAAGATGAACCAACCGACATAACCACCTACGATTTTCAACCTATATTAAGTCATATTGCTGAAAATATAATTACGGAAACTTATATTGATCTGCATACCAAAACCAGTGATCTTATTTCGGCAGTCGAATTATTACAATCCACTCCCACAGAAGCAAATTTAGAAGCTGCAAGACAAGCGTGGCGCGACTCCCGTAAGCCATGGGAACAATCGGAAGGATTTTTATATGGTCCTGTTGCAACTAATGGAATTGACCCTTCACTTGATAGCTGGCCGGTTAATGTAGTTGACCTTGATGCAGTTTTAAGCAGTCCGGCAACATTAACAAAAGAATATGTTGACGGATTGGAAGGAACACTTAAAGGATTTCATACATTAGAATATTTATTGTGGGGAACCGACGGAAATAAATCTGTTGCCTCCTTTACCGCAAGAGAATTTGAATATTTAATAGCTACCGCATTATGTTTAGAAAGTGATGCCTTTGAATTGAGAAATAGCTGGGAAGAAACCGGAGAGAATTTTCAAATAAATATTTCGAATGCAGGTGAAGCTTCCAGTATTTATATCAGTCAGAAATCGGCTTTGCAGGAAATTGTTAATGGTATGATAGCAATTGCTGATGAAGTTGGAAATGGAAAAATTAACGATCCATTTACCCAATTGGATATTACCTTAGAAGAAAGCAGATTCAGTGCAAACAGCAAGGAAGATTTTATGGATAATATTCGCAGTATACAAAATGTATATTTGGGAAATTATGTAATGAGCGGAGAGGGAATTTCGGTATATATCGCATCAGTTGATGCGGGATTAGATGAACATATCAAGGCGGAAATTCAATCAGCAATCGATCTTATTGATGCAATTCCCGGAACATTTACAACTGCAATTTTTGAAAATCCTGAAGCAGTAAGTGATGCACAGGAAGCAGTTCGCCATTTGCAGGAAGAATTGGAAAGTGAAGTGAAACCAATAATTGATGCACTTTAA
- a CDS encoding autotransporter outer membrane beta-barrel domain-containing protein — MKQAILIPFLVLFSTISLFSQEEEKKNLFDNLELHCYGELTYNVFDWETYPDKRNNFDLNRVTFAPEYKFSEKLKLEMEIEFEHGGTGSTMEFDKFEEFGEFEMEIEKGGEVLIEELEISFQPKKWLEIKAGRIHVPFGYLATTDEPLDYMTTTYNNVEETLIPTTWYEFGLAVKTTYKKLSAELALINALDNSAFSSANWIKRGNQMRFETVNADAFALSSRIDYKVFEESTIGVSGYFGNSTPNRPKPDITQDAFVNLFDAHIHLLPGDFTINANILYGTLQNADIVSAANRNLSNNLNVKRTPVASVAFGYFAEAGFDILSLFKESTSKLDVFCGYYYYDSMYETTGDVFNNPRWEKSEIRTGLNYVWNDHIALKSDITLRTIGIPEDNKETTFTTAIAFQF; from the coding sequence ATGAAGCAAGCAATACTCATACCCTTTTTAGTACTTTTTTCAACAATTTCTCTTTTTTCACAGGAGGAGGAGAAAAAAAACCTGTTCGACAATCTGGAGCTTCATTGTTATGGGGAGCTTACCTATAATGTTTTTGATTGGGAAACCTATCCGGATAAACGAAACAATTTTGATCTCAACAGGGTGACTTTCGCTCCGGAATACAAATTCAGTGAAAAATTAAAACTTGAAATGGAGATCGAATTTGAACATGGCGGAACCGGCTCCACTATGGAATTCGACAAATTTGAGGAATTCGGAGAGTTTGAAATGGAGATCGAGAAAGGTGGAGAAGTTTTAATTGAAGAATTAGAAATTTCTTTTCAACCAAAAAAATGGTTGGAAATTAAAGCAGGGAGAATACATGTTCCGTTTGGATATCTTGCTACCACAGATGAACCATTGGATTATATGACAACAACATATAATAATGTGGAAGAAACTTTAATTCCTACAACATGGTACGAATTCGGTTTGGCAGTTAAAACAACTTACAAAAAATTATCTGCAGAATTAGCATTAATTAATGCACTTGACAATTCCGCATTCAGCAGTGCAAACTGGATAAAACGCGGAAATCAAATGCGATTCGAAACAGTGAATGCTGATGCCTTCGCTTTGTCCTCAAGAATAGATTATAAAGTATTTGAAGAATCTACAATTGGTGTTAGTGGTTACTTCGGAAACAGCACACCAAATCGCCCAAAACCGGATATTACGCAGGATGCCTTTGTAAATTTATTTGATGCACATATTCATTTATTACCGGGTGATTTTACTATCAATGCAAATATTTTATATGGTACATTACAAAATGCAGATATTGTTTCTGCGGCGAATAGAAATTTATCCAATAATCTAAATGTAAAAAGAACTCCTGTTGCAAGTGTCGCTTTCGGATATTTTGCGGAAGCTGGGTTTGATATACTTTCCTTATTTAAAGAATCAACTTCAAAACTCGATGTTTTTTGTGGATATTATTATTATGATTCTATGTATGAAACCACCGGTGATGTATTTAATAATCCGCGCTGGGAAAAATCAGAAATAAGAACCGGATTAAATTATGTTTGGAACGATCACATCGCTTTAAAATCGGATATCACTTTGCGAACAATTGGAATTCCTGAAGACAATAAAGAAACAACATTTACAACTGCAATTGCATTTCAATTTTAA
- a CDS encoding T9SS type A sorting domain-containing protein yields the protein MNSKTKKLTAYSASAVSFLLLGENVDGQIIYSNPDPDLQFYGTSDYSLDFNNDSIADIRFGIEFTTDFTSSISTAGFYVSRIERFYIDGFDAVVSNPVLPEDFGILNLELGEIISADNIWNTADELNFGIFSTNFGEFSYNYAEWFNENNILGVRFLIDGNYHYGWVRLSIDNYSPIPNSGLPYLIIQDYAYEATPLTPITINEISASICSKINLIDKGEFNIPSDLQISFNKAADETKVSAYRIYLIHGVVPEDTILTTEYLESMPASRYLEISPTGEDVVVNLPLSLQDNNGEPIELNTNYFALILSIADGISTIENNVALRSNIEKFKIRSAAYIENVYLTEPSGNCGTSYFEGKFEAETRLYETSEFRAYLVTNGETPEEILLNLNTNFYYSIEPHDEVLYNFTFSDDMNIHIGGLKLFEKYFLMVVSIPDSISTSYTSTATSFSEADEGPILGYTEYYCEENDFKVNVYDIGSTNTVTDLNIQFENYTEAVDIDEYRIMVVKSENSESFSFDQTLDLPENKYFVIPFYNGNYDISLLNNLTDVDGDTIIPDRGYKVFANIVGENGKISLSKASEEIIINEPEIPEPIDQIFVAANQLNILSTKADLNLDLYNIMGEKLATYQIEPGTSQIDLNHLPKGIYLIRSQNKINFPVLKFYIGHSGY from the coding sequence ATGAACTCCAAAACCAAAAAACTCACAGCATATTCGGCTTCGGCTGTAAGTTTTTTATTGCTGGGAGAAAATGTTGACGGACAAATAATATACTCAAATCCAGACCCTGATCTTCAGTTTTATGGTACATCAGATTATAGTTTGGACTTCAATAATGATAGCATTGCTGACATTAGGTTTGGGATAGAATTTACTACTGATTTCACCTCATCTATATCAACTGCAGGATTTTACGTTTCAAGGATCGAAAGATTTTATATTGATGGTTTTGATGCAGTTGTAAGCAACCCGGTTTTGCCTGAAGATTTTGGAATACTTAATTTAGAATTAGGGGAAATAATTAGTGCTGATAATATCTGGAATACTGCCGATGAATTAAATTTTGGAATTTTTTCAACGAATTTTGGAGAGTTTAGTTATAACTACGCAGAGTGGTTTAATGAAAATAATATTTTAGGAGTGCGATTTCTCATTGATGGAAATTATCATTATGGTTGGGTGCGATTAAGCATTGATAATTATTCCCCGATTCCTAATAGTGGATTGCCATACCTTATAATTCAAGATTATGCTTATGAAGCAACACCATTAACGCCGATAACCATAAATGAAATAAGTGCATCTATTTGTTCAAAAATAAATTTGATAGATAAGGGTGAATTTAATATACCATCAGACCTACAAATATCGTTCAATAAAGCTGCAGATGAAACAAAAGTTAGTGCATACCGTATTTATTTAATTCATGGAGTAGTCCCTGAGGACACTATATTAACAACAGAATATCTTGAATCAATGCCTGCTTCAAGATACTTAGAAATCTCACCAACAGGCGAAGATGTAGTCGTAAACCTACCACTTTCACTACAGGACAATAATGGCGAACCAATTGAATTGAACACAAATTATTTTGCATTGATTTTATCTATAGCTGATGGTATTTCCACCATTGAAAACAATGTAGCTTTACGATCAAATATCGAAAAATTTAAAATAAGATCAGCCGCCTATATAGAAAATGTATATTTAACAGAGCCTTCTGGCAATTGTGGAACTTCCTATTTTGAAGGAAAATTTGAAGCAGAAACAAGGTTATATGAAACAAGTGAATTCAGAGCCTACCTCGTTACAAATGGTGAAACTCCTGAGGAAATACTTTTAAATTTAAACACTAATTTTTATTATTCTATAGAACCTCATGATGAGGTGCTATACAACTTTACATTTTCCGACGATATGAATATTCATATTGGGGGATTAAAGTTGTTTGAAAAATATTTTTTAATGGTGGTCAGTATTCCCGATTCCATATCTACAAGTTACACTTCTACAGCAACTTCATTTAGCGAAGCTGACGAGGGTCCAATTTTGGGATACACAGAATATTATTGTGAAGAAAATGATTTTAAAGTAAATGTTTACGACATTGGCTCCACAAATACAGTTACAGATCTAAATATTCAGTTTGAAAATTATACAGAAGCTGTTGATATTGATGAATATCGGATTATGGTCGTAAAATCCGAGAATTCAGAATCATTTTCTTTCGACCAAACATTAGACCTTCCCGAAAATAAATATTTTGTTATCCCTTTTTATAATGGAAATTACGATATTAGTCTTCTAAATAATCTCACAGATGTTGATGGTGATACAATTATTCCGGATAGAGGTTATAAAGTTTTTGCAAATATTGTTGGCGAAAATGGAAAAATTTCATTATCAAAAGCATCCGAAGAAATTATTATAAACGAACCGGAAATACCTGAACCGATAGATCAAATATTCGTTGCGGCAAACCAACTAAATATCCTTTCAACAAAAGCAGATCTGAACCTCGATTTATACAATATCATGGGTGAAAAGCTGGCAACCTATCAGATTGAGCCAGGAACTAGCCAGATCGATCTAAACCATTTGCCGAAAGGGATATATTTAATCCGATCGCAGAACAAAATAAATTTTCCGGTTTTAAAATTTTACATCGGGCACTCCGGATACTGA
- the purL gene encoding phosphoribosylformylglycinamidine synthase subunit PurL codes for MSEQLATLEQAKQLGILPEEFEKIKEILGRTPNFTELSIYSVMWSEHCSYKNSITLLKTLPRSGKKMLVEAGEENAGLIDIGDGLACAFKIESHNHPSAIEPYQGAATGVGGIHRDIFTMGARPICSLNSLRFGNIKNKKTQHLVKGVVKGIGDYGNCFGVPTVGGEVYFEDCYNTNILVNAMSVGIVKVGETVSAISEGAGNPVYIVGSATGKDGIHGASFASGDLHDESHEDLPSVQVGDPFQEKLLLEATLEAIKTGAIVGMQDMGAAGITCSTSEMSAKGKHGMKINLDKVPTRQKNMKGWEILLSESQERMLVVVHKGREKEVEAVFDKWDLHCEIIGEVIEGEMLQYYMHDELIAEVPAESLVLGGGAPIYKRETKEPEYIKEIKKFDASKINIPKDFISVARKLTSNPNIANKRWITVQYDSMVGLKNTSTNLKSDATLVRIIGKNKGLAVTTDCNARYVYADPYIGTMIAVSEAARNIVVSGAEPAAITNCLNFGNPYNPEVYWQFTNAIKGMGEACRKFDTPVTGGNVSFYNQSEEGPVYPTPTIGMVGVIEDFKNQMTLDFINTGNVILVIGKTTDDIACSEYIKELHGIKYSPAPYFNLNEEYSLQQAIKELIRNQLIYSAHDVSEGGLFITLLESAIVNLLGFEVETDHTIRKDAYLFGEGQSRVVVSTSSEKVFVIENICKEFGVPVNVLGRVTDGKISVDGEDFGTINTFKELYDNAIGKYMNEEVLV; via the coding sequence ATGTCGGAACAACTCGCAACATTAGAACAGGCCAAACAACTTGGCATTTTACCGGAAGAATTTGAAAAAATAAAGGAAATACTTGGACGCACTCCAAATTTCACCGAACTCAGCATTTACAGTGTTATGTGGAGTGAACATTGCAGTTATAAGAACTCCATTACGCTATTGAAAACCCTACCACGAAGCGGAAAAAAAATGTTGGTGGAAGCAGGAGAGGAGAATGCGGGACTGATTGATATTGGTGATGGGTTGGCATGTGCTTTTAAAATTGAAAGTCACAATCACCCCTCTGCAATTGAACCTTATCAAGGCGCTGCAACGGGTGTGGGCGGAATTCACCGCGATATTTTTACCATGGGTGCACGACCTATTTGTTCGTTAAACTCGCTGCGATTTGGAAATATTAAAAATAAAAAAACGCAGCATTTGGTGAAAGGTGTGGTGAAGGGAATTGGTGATTACGGAAATTGTTTCGGTGTGCCAACTGTTGGAGGAGAGGTGTATTTTGAAGATTGTTACAATACCAATATCCTCGTAAATGCAATGAGCGTTGGAATTGTGAAGGTTGGGGAAACCGTATCCGCTATTTCTGAAGGAGCAGGTAATCCGGTATATATTGTAGGAAGTGCCACCGGAAAGGACGGAATTCACGGTGCCAGTTTCGCAAGTGGCGATCTGCACGATGAAAGTCATGAAGATCTGCCTTCCGTGCAGGTTGGAGATCCTTTTCAGGAGAAATTATTGCTCGAAGCTACTTTGGAGGCAATAAAAACAGGAGCTATTGTAGGAATGCAGGATATGGGTGCGGCAGGAATTACCTGTTCTACCTCCGAAATGAGTGCCAAAGGAAAACATGGAATGAAGATCAACCTCGATAAAGTTCCTACACGTCAGAAAAATATGAAGGGTTGGGAAATTTTGTTGAGTGAAAGTCAGGAAAGAATGTTGGTTGTTGTTCACAAAGGAAGAGAAAAAGAAGTGGAAGCTGTTTTTGATAAATGGGATCTGCATTGTGAAATAATTGGCGAAGTGATTGAAGGTGAAATGTTGCAATATTATATGCACGATGAATTGATCGCTGAAGTGCCTGCCGAAAGTTTGGTTTTAGGTGGAGGTGCTCCGATTTATAAAAGAGAAACAAAAGAACCGGAATATATAAAGGAGATCAAAAAATTTGATGCATCCAAAATTAATATTCCTAAAGATTTTATTTCGGTAGCAAGAAAATTAACATCCAACCCAAATATTGCAAATAAAAGATGGATAACTGTTCAATACGATTCCATGGTGGGATTAAAAAATACTTCCACCAATTTAAAAAGTGATGCAACATTAGTTCGAATCATTGGAAAAAATAAAGGACTTGCTGTTACCACCGATTGTAATGCCAGATATGTTTATGCTGATCCATATATCGGAACAATGATAGCAGTTAGTGAAGCTGCAAGAAATATTGTTGTAAGCGGAGCAGAACCTGCCGCAATTACTAATTGTCTCAATTTTGGAAATCCCTATAATCCGGAAGTATATTGGCAATTTACCAATGCAATAAAAGGTATGGGTGAGGCATGTCGAAAATTTGATACTCCGGTTACAGGTGGAAATGTTTCTTTTTATAATCAAAGTGAGGAAGGTCCGGTTTATCCAACTCCTACAATCGGTATGGTAGGGGTTATTGAGGATTTTAAAAATCAAATGACCCTCGATTTTATCAATACCGGAAATGTAATTTTAGTGATCGGGAAAACAACCGACGATATTGCATGTAGTGAATATATTAAAGAACTACACGGCATTAAATATTCACCTGCTCCCTATTTTAATTTAAATGAGGAATACAGTTTGCAGCAGGCAATTAAAGAACTTATCCGCAATCAATTGATATATTCTGCTCATGATGTAAGTGAAGGTGGTTTATTTATTACTTTACTGGAAAGTGCGATAGTAAATCTACTCGGTTTTGAGGTGGAGACAGATCATACAATAAGAAAAGATGCATATTTATTTGGTGAAGGTCAAAGTAGGGTCGTAGTTTCCACATCCAGTGAAAAAGTATTTGTGATAGAAAATATTTGTAAGGAATTTGGTGTTCCCGTAAATGTTTTAGGACGTGTTACAGATGGTAAAATTTCTGTGGATGGGGAAGATTTTGGAACAATAAATACATTTAAAGAACTGTATGATAATGCGATAGGGAAGTATATGAATGAGGAGGTGTTGGTGTGA